A stretch of Pyrenophora tritici-repentis strain M4 chromosome 7, whole genome shotgun sequence DNA encodes these proteins:
- a CDS encoding NPCC multi-domain protein: MSVARYTQPTLPQTPGKPSAQPEQPYTPNGSWKHPQFEEIARRQYATTFDERNIRAIILNTGILFLSVWGNAMTEKVKLLEYAATPINALVKAVPYSHWGVLLIRFLFVANIVIAFLPLVRRYYPDDMADIALTPSQRAAMGLKADVNAPPTPGSVYASPNYVTPPRYQRSTPRSNSFSNGSQSPLNGSPRASLGRSTSNSSYSPNSASPMFQRTLSGSAKRSSYGSPMSSSLFGESSSSFTPGTPTPSTGKASVGLNNKWLYEKRRDSPKSSLFM; the protein is encoded by the exons ATGTCGGTCGCCAGATACACGCAGCCTACGCTGCCGCAGACACCAGGAAAGCCCTCCGCACAGCCAGAACAGCCATACACACCAAACGGGTCATGGAAACATCCACAGTTTGAAGAGATCGCGCGTCGTCAATATGCTACCACATTCGACGAGCGCAACATCCGCGCCATCATCCTCAATACCGGAATCCTCTTCCTCTCAGTATGGGGAAACGCCATGACAGAAAAGGTCAAGTTATTGGAGTACGCAGC CACCCCCATAAACGCGCTCGTAAAGGCCGTCCCATACAGCCATTGGGGTGTCCTCCTCATCCGATTCCTCTTCGTCGCAAACATCGTCATCGCCTTCCTCCCCCTCGTCCGCCGATACTACCCCGACGACATGGCCGATATAGCTCTTACACCGTCCCAGCGCGCGGCCATGGGCCTCAAAGCCGATGTCAATGCGCCTCCTACCCCAGGCTCTGTCTACGCTTCTCCAAACTATGTCACACCGCCGCGTTACCAGCGATCCACACCACGCAGCAATAGCTTCAGCAACGGTTCGCAATCGCCGCTGAATGGCAGCCCTCGCGCAAGCCTCGGAAGATCGACGTCAAACTCGTCATACTCGCCCAATAGCGCAAGTCCAATGTTTCAACGCACGCTGAGTGGATCGGCAAAGCGGTCGAGCTATGGGAGTCCGATGAGCAGCAGTTTGTTTGGTGAGAGCTCTAGTAGCTTTACTCCTGGTACTCCGACTCCGTCGACGGGTAAGGCTAGTGTTGGGTTGAACAACAAGTGGCTGTATGAGAAGCGTAGGGATAGTCCCAAGAGCAGCTTGTTCATGTGA